The genomic segment TTCGGCGGGCCTTTCGCGACCGGTCAGGCACCCGGCGGCGGCACCCGGGCCGGGCGGCCTGAGCCGCGTGTCAGGGTGTAGCCGCCGATCCCTGCCAGCGCTGCCAGCGCCGCGCCCAGCGCCGTCCAGAGCCAGCGGTCGTTCCACCAGCCGGAGGCCCAGCCGTCGTCGGGTTCGAGGGAGGAGAGGACGGCCCCGGCGGAGGAGTCGTCCTCGTCGTCCTGGGACGAGGTGACGGCGATGCCCGGCACCAACGGCTGCGCCAGCGAGCCGTCCACGGCCGCGGCGCCGCCCATGTCCTCGGAGTCGGCCTCGACCTCGGTGTCGACGGGCAGACCCAGGTCGGCCGTGGCCAGCCGGGTCGTGGTCAGGCGGACGTAGTACGTGCCCGGCAGCGGGTCGTCGGCCCACTGCTCCGACCAGGCGCGGACCGTGCGCAGGGTGCAGGACAGCTCGACGGAGCCGGCCTCCGCCCCCGCGGTCCGGGTCTGCGCCCCGTACTGGCAGGCCTGGCGGCGCCGCAGTCCGTCGTACACGTCGATCTGCCAGGTGGAGGAGGACTCGGCCCCCTCGGGCAGCTTGACGCTCGCCCGTACCGTGGGCCGCTGTCCGGCGTCGGCCGGGAACGACCAGTACAGGTAGTCGCCGGTCGAGGCGCTCGCCGTAGCGGTCTGCCCCTGCTCGAACTCCGTGGCCGTACGGAAGGAGGTGCCCGCCTCCGTGGGCGCGTCACCGTCCTCCGAGGGGCTCGCGGGGGGCGTGGAGTCGGCGACGGCGGGGGAGACGGCGGCACCGAGCAGCAGGAGCGCGGCCGTCGCCACCTGGGCCACCGCGGTCCTCGTACGCCGGGCCGGTCCTGTCCTCGTACGCCGGGACGGCGTGGTCCTCGTACGCAACACGCTTGTGATCCGCATCAGTTGGTCCTCCAGACCGCGAGCCGCCAGCGTGACAGCCAGCCCCACAGCACACCCGCCAGGAATCCGGCGAGCACCAGCACGCCGAGCAGCCACCAGCCGCGGCCGAGGCCGAAGGAGGCGACATCGGCGGCCTGGTCGGGGCCGTCCACGACGTCGATGGTGATTTCGAGCGGCAGACCGGGCGTGGTCTTCACGCCGCTCGCCGGCGAGTAGGAGTGGGTCACCTGGAGACAGACCGTCTCGGCGACGTCCTCGTCCTCCTCGTCCTCGGCCTCCGCCTTGGGGTAGCGCAGACCGGTCGAGATGACGTCGGTACGGCCGTTGCCGGCCGCGTCGCCGCGTACGATCTCCCGGTTCTTCGTGGTCACCGCACGCAGCAGCACGCCGTAGTCCGGGTTGACGTCACGGTCGGCCCCGACGCTCACCGAGACGCGCAGTTCCTGGCCCGGCTTCACGTCCACGCGGTACCAGCGCTCCTGGCCGAACTCCTCGCGGTCGGTGTACAGACCCGACGCGAGCGTCTCCGCCCGCGCGCACGCGTCGGCGCCCTCGACGGCCTTCGGTACGACCACCGGGTCGGCGGCCCGGTCGACCAACTGGTTGACGCGGTCGGTGAGTTCGTCGCGGTGCTCGATCGACGTGTACGTGCCTCCGGTCGCCTCGGCGATGCAGCTCAGCTGGAGCCGCATCTTGGCGTTCGGGACCAGGCCGAGTGTGTCGATGGTCAGGCCGATGCCCTTCGCCGCGATCTCGCGGGCCACCTCGCACGGGTCGAGCGGGGCGCAGGTGTCCTCGCCGTCGCTGATCAGCACGATGCGCTTGGTGCCCTCGCCGCCCTCCAGGTCGTCGGCCGCCTTCAGCAGCGCGGGGCCGATCGGGGTCCAGCCCGTCGGCGTGAGCGTCGCCACCGCCGTCTTCGCCTCGGTGCGGTCCAGCGGCCCCACCGGGTAGAGCTGCGCGGTGTCCTTGCAGCCCGTCTTCCGGTCGTCGCCCGGGTAGTCGGCGCCCAGGGTGCGGATGCCGAGCTGGACCTCCTCGGGCGTGGCGTCCAGCACCTCGTTGAACGCCTGCTTCGCCGCGGCCATGCGGGACTGGCCGTCGATGTCCTTCGCCCGCATCGAACCGCTGACGTCCAGCAGGAGGTTGACCTTGGGCGCGGTGGCCGTGGTCTCGTCGGCGACGGCCGTGGACGGGACCGCGATCCCGGCCGTCAGGACGGCGAGCAGGACGAACACACCTGCTGTCAGCCGTTGTCTTGTGATCATCGGCGGATCCTATTGATCCGGAGGGTCACCCTTCAAAACGAGACCCCCTGTTGACGGTC from the Streptomyces sp. NBC_00310 genome contains:
- a CDS encoding VWA domain-containing protein yields the protein MITRQRLTAGVFVLLAVLTAGIAVPSTAVADETTATAPKVNLLLDVSGSMRAKDIDGQSRMAAAKQAFNEVLDATPEEVQLGIRTLGADYPGDDRKTGCKDTAQLYPVGPLDRTEAKTAVATLTPTGWTPIGPALLKAADDLEGGEGTKRIVLISDGEDTCAPLDPCEVAREIAAKGIGLTIDTLGLVPNAKMRLQLSCIAEATGGTYTSIEHRDELTDRVNQLVDRAADPVVVPKAVEGADACARAETLASGLYTDREEFGQERWYRVDVKPGQELRVSVSVGADRDVNPDYGVLLRAVTTKNREIVRGDAAGNGRTDVISTGLRYPKAEAEDEEDEDVAETVCLQVTHSYSPASGVKTTPGLPLEITIDVVDGPDQAADVASFGLGRGWWLLGVLVLAGFLAGVLWGWLSRWRLAVWRTN